The Bombus terrestris chromosome 9, iyBomTerr1.2, whole genome shotgun sequence genome contains a region encoding:
- the LOC100644767 gene encoding uncharacterized protein LOC100644767 — translation MPTTLPVLYLVTLVLCNIHGSLEHEIPRRSFLSRRAIDGTRGRKFFDPEEEGAFDSYGSAGGQYDPYQEKTDLSDIRRNVPGEPGIDYPAYTTLPQTGFTCEGRSRGYYADEVAGCQVFHVCHDVLVSSFLCPIGSVFSQKLLTCDWWTKVDCSASSKYIDVNRNSYQQDDDEMIRNAYAMISLQSGTDVTKDGLVDPDRTGSVVDYQRGPGRILDYSSVDTTGNDLRTNFEDYRRPANRDFLPPYQLKDKKLETSGNYQGKFYSSEKSRSPYEDSPIIRVQKINDPGFGNQRNKDFQETYRRPNEFTNQFQPSYAPTVPTVTTTTRRFYSPTVPTTFKSSTLAYNKLDQAIDSSEYYLSRSRSNSFVTPPTRVFSNDDKSRQDLGRDLKISEAVSLRKPNRDDDYSRQESYEYDYDDVNSDETRDERPKERFQVRVLDDFNYNRTKVSNGGSSLFDRVYAGFNHNSNDEEPVDDFETRGSIGLGHAFHQSFRGISVDEQNPARDETKVYGETQRGINFNKEDTKYTLVRPEPTRYPGEKKEETTEQYQRTDQRDTKTNKEEFLNNFNTFPSTTASSIIESTIKATTNLHEPRSSISNGSSDLNNSTDVNSEFFNEKHPIDTEDSGSQTSRPVEFLESLQKTQNKFQIKVPDLPEGSTLFNHYTTQNDEPSSRTTEIPRFQSIGPDDYVDQSTSFDRNTGVTSNYENVEISEDSSLQNHGSTVARPLVPSTGSWFSSSFSDQSNTKSPTKDYTRPEEGESHTNHFDLSFKSTNDTEEKLEDDKKSELRFTTDDAVQNSRTISVSASTVSPPKIIKAITSSGFVNSSGSVSIIKTPEELSTQGPIRISTSPVTKSIDIESSISTFRPVTHRSIESGRSLEEKSKDNRDSVESSTVNALLGSIMPETLKHIEEAIEKNNSPYQVTLTMNKGAELIPTGQDIISKLIAQQGKETSTLNDEVHELEIIKSLEPEVHRMTELQISAANISDVRNASNFGNDFINSDLTDFKRNNPNTVSLLQLMSELMKQDRVPRPFSLSVAQNSELQTVNSNVQQPDEATFRSQESSTLPNLKTSAPRSKEGILGQLEQHFGEPLYREQKKIFDLPEKQKSIDFQTVVLLRNTNKYEQSSTDKTIVPNLQTSSKIDIRSTTTSTPKTTFTTKSEKTVVKTEFVPSIGFSFDTDEGREEYVEAVLGGLIEPQAAESQKKEIILKEKPEGETFLKKNETTKSVPEEI, via the exons ATGCCGACCACGCTGCCCGTTCTGT ATCTCGTGACGCTGGTCTTATGCAACATTCACGGCAGTCTTGAACATGAAATTCCAAGGAGGAGCTTCCTGTCACGAAGAGCCATTGATGGTACCAGGGGGAG GAAGTTCTTCGATCCGGAAGAAGAGGGAGCGTTCGACAGTTACGGATCTGCTGGTGGCCAGTACGATCCTTACCAAGAGAAAACAG atTTGTCAGACATTAGGAGGAACGTGCCAGGAGAACCAGGTATTGATTATCCGGCATACACGACGCTCCCTCAGACAGGTTTCACGTGCGAGGGACGCTCACGAG GGTACTACGCGGACGAGGTGGCGGGATGCCAGGTTTTCCACGTGTGCCACGACGTATTGGTCTCCTCCTTCCTCTGCCCCATAGGCTCTGTATTCAGCCAAAAGCTGCTCACCTGTGACTGGTGGACCAAAGTAGACTGTTCAGCTAGCAGCAAATACATAGACGTGAATCGTAACAGTTACCAGCAAGATGACGACGAGATGATTCGAAACGCTTACGCAATGATCAGTCTTCAATCAGGAACAGACGTGACCAAGGATGGTCTGGTGGATCCTGATCGAACTGGAAGCGTGGTGGACTATCAGAGAGGCCCAGGAAGAATCCTCGACTATTCTTCAGTTGACACAACAGGGAACGACTTGAGGACCAATTTCGAAGACTATCGTAGACCTGCCAATCGGGATTTCCTGCCACCCTATCAGCTCAAAGACAAAAAACTGGAAACCAGTGGAAATTATCAAGGCAAATTCTATTCTAGCGAGAAATCCAGGTCTCCCTACGAAGATTCGCCGATTATCCGAGTTCAGAAGATCAACGATCCAGGATTTGGAAACCAGAGGAACAAAGATTTCCAGGAGACCTATCGAAGGCCCAACGAGTTCACCAATCAGTTCCAACCATCTTACGCACCTACTGTACCGACTGTCACCACTACAACTAGGAGATTTTACTCTCCAACTGTCCCTACGACATTCAAATCGTCTACTTTGGCATACAACAAGTTGGACCAGGCGATAGACAGCTCTGAATATTATCTTTCGCGCAGTAGATCAAACAGCTTCGTCACTCCTCCTACCAGAGTCTTCTCGAACGACGATAAGAGTAGACAGGATTTAGGAAGAGACTTGAAAATATCTGAAGCTGTTTCTTTGAGGAAACCGAACAGGGATGATGATTATAGTAGACAGGAGAGTTACGAGTATGATTATGACGATGTCAATAGCGACGAAACGAGAGACGAACGTCCTAAAGAGAGATTCCAGGTGAGGGTTCTCGACGATTTTAATTACAATCGTACCAAAGTGTCGAACGGAGGAAGTTCTTTGTTTGATAGGGTCTACGCAGGATTCAACCACAACAGCAACGACGAAGAACCTGTGGACGACTTCGAAACGAGAGGTAGCATTGGTCTAGGCCACGCGTTTCATCAGTCGTTCAGGGGAATCTCGGTTGACGAACAGAATCCAGCGAGAGACGAAACCAAAGTTTATGGTGAAACTCAAAgaggaattaatttcaataaagaagACACTAAGTACACCTTGGTCAGACCGGAGCCTACGCGTTATCCcggagaaaagaaagaggaaacgaCTGAACAATACCAAAGAACCGATCAAAGAGACACAAAAACAAATAAGGAAGAATTTCTGAATAATTTCAATACTTTTCCATCAACGACCGCTTCGTCAATAATCGAAAGTACCATCAAAGCAACCACGAATCTTCACGAACCACGTTCTTCGATATCAAATGGATCGAGTGATTTGAACAATTCTACTGACGTAAATTCCGAATTTTTTAATGAGAAACATCCCATCGATACAGAGGACAGTGGTTCTCAAACATCTAGACCAGTCGAATTTCTAGAATCTCTTCAAAAGACGCAAAATAAGTTCCAGATAAAGGTGCCAGATCTACCTGAAGGATCCACTTTATTTAATCATTATACGACTCAGAATGATGAACCTAGTTCAAGAACGACTGAAATACCGAGGTTCCAGAGCATTGGTCCTGACGATTATGTCGATCAGTCTACTTCTTTCGATAGAAACACAGGAGTAACGAGCAATTACGAAAACGTAGAGATCTCTGAAGACTCTAGTTTGCAGAATCATGGTAGTACAGTGGCTAGACCCCTAGTACCCTCCACTGGGTCAtggttttcttcctctttctctgaCCAATCGAATACCAAAAGTCCGACGAAAGATTACACCAGACCCGAAGAAGGTGAATCTCACACAAATCATTTTGATCTTTCTTTCAAATCTACGAATGACACTGAAGAGAAACTCGAGGATGATAAAAAGAGTGAACTTCGGTTTACCACAGATGATGCTGTTCAGAATTCCAGGACGATTTCTGTGAGTGCAAGCACCGTGTCTCCGCCAAAGATTATAAAAGCTATAACATCCTCAGGTTTCGTGAACTCCTCAGGAAGTGTTTCAATAATTAAAACCCCCGAAGAATTGTCGACACAGGGACCGATCAGAATTTCGACATCTCCCGTAACTAAATCAATCGATATTGAATCTTCGATATCAACTTTCAGACCTGTAACGCATAGGAGCATAGAATCAGGCAGAAGCTTGGAAGAGAAGTCGAAAGATAACAGAGATAGCGTAGAATCCTCGACCGTGAATGCTTTACTTGGATCCATCATGCCAGAAACTTTAAAGCACATCGAAGAAGCTATAGAGAAGAATAATTCGCCTTACCAAGTGACGTTGACGATGAACAAAGGCGCAGAGCTGATACCTACTGGACAAGATATAATTAGCAAACTGATAGCCCAACAGGGCAAAGAAACGTCGACCCTCAATGACGAGGTACACGAActagaaataattaaatcttTGGAGCCAGAAGTTCATAGAATGACAGAGTTACAGATCTCTGCGGCGAATATTTCGGACGTGAGAAATGCGTCTAACTTCGGAAACGATTTTATCAATTCCGATCTAACCGATTTTAAGAGAAATAACCCGAATACAGTCAGTCTTCTTCAACTGATGTCGGAATTAATGAAGCAAGACCGAGTTCCTCGACCATTTTCCCTGTCAGTCGCTCAAAATTCGGAACTACAGACAGTAAATTCGAACGTGCAACAGCCGGATGAAGCGACATTTAGGTCTCAAGAGAGTTCTACGCTGCCGAACTTGAAAACTTCTGCTCCTCGATCGAAAGAAGGGATTCTGGGTCAGCTAGAGCAGCATTTCGGAGAACCTCTTTACAGAgaacagaaaaaaatatttgatcttCCTGAGAAACAGAAATCGATTGATTTCCAGACTGTAGTTCTTCTTAGGAACACGAATAAATACGAACAATCGAGCACCGATAAGACGATCGTGCCGAATCTTCAAACGAGTTCTAAGATAGATATTAGATCGACGACGACATCTACGCCGAAGACCACGTTTACCACGAAATCTGAGAAGACTGTAGTGAAAACAGAATTTGTTCCATCGATTGGATTCTCTTTTGATACCGACGAGGGTAGAGAAGAATACGTTGAGGCTGTTTTAGGCGGCCTGATCGAGCCACAGGCAGCAGAAAGtcagaagaaagaaattatcttGAAAGAGAAACCAGAGGGAGAgacatttttaaaaaagaacgaaacAACGAAAAGTGTCCCAGAAGAGATTTAA